Within Lytechinus pictus isolate F3 Inbred chromosome 19, Lp3.0, whole genome shotgun sequence, the genomic segment ACAATACCACAATGTGATAATCGGAGATTCATCCAGCCAAGAATGACATCGATATCAGCAAGGCTACCTTTTTCACCACTTCTAATACCAAGGTTGCAACCATTGGTTCCTTGACATTTGCTtcggcaacaattgctccgctgtaaatctCACACGCTAATGGAAtggccaacttcaaccctggacttatataccctaccctaaacctaacataaaccACTATtgaaaccctaaccctacatcttagacaaaattaagCGCGGAGCGATTGTCGCATGCTATTCATCGTCACCTTTATATCTACTAATATTAACCCCCTTACATGATGTGTCATAATGTACACTCAGATGTCATGAATTAGACATATTCATTTATGGccttcaatatatttttttttatagataccCGACATGCAACATTTAGTTTTTAGTGAGGAATCATGAAGCACGTTTTGTCCCCTTTACTTCATTTACAAttcatattttacctttttacgTTGTTACAGCTGGCGTCTTCGAGTTGGAATCACGGGCAAAGACATTTCTGAAGTCGGGGATATCCAGAGGTGAGTTTGGTCGGTCAAAACGCCGCGTAAGAACAGGTCTCATCGTAACAGAGTGCTGCCACAACCGATGTTCAGTCTCCCATCTGGAAAGTTACTGCAATCCATTGCCCCAGGACGCAGTCCATGACCCAGAAGTGCACATACGACTGGAGAAGTCCGCTGAAGAAGATGCCGACGAAGGGCGCCCCCAAGATGGTCCAAGTCAAGTCGACACCGCTACGGGAACAATGCTTGGAACGGATACGTCGGAGTCCCGAGGACGACTTCGCATTGATGCTGTTGAGAAAGTAATTTCAGGCAGACTGATTCCGACATCGACAATGGGGTCATCCACGACTCAAACGCGAAAGAAACCAAGGAAGGATAAGAGCGAGAGAAGGAAATCGTCAAGAGAAGAGAAACAAGCTAGGAGAGAGGAGAGGAGGAGGAATAGGGAACGGAGCTCTGGGGGCAAGTCACGGAGTGGACGGCGGAAAAACAAGGATAATGATCGTACATCAAGAGCCAAACGACAGGGCTTGACTTTGTGGAGGAACATGTTTTCGGAGAAGGTATTTTTTTCCACCTTGATAGTTTTTGTACCAAGATAAATAAGGCAAAACTAAATACCAGTACATTAAAGATAACATCCATAGAATTGTTCCACCTTAACTCACCAAATCATGAACGATATGCTGCAAAAAGGCGACAAACCATCGCACTTCAAAGTTTTCATATACGTATATAATGGAATGCGACAAATAGATATATTTTTTGCAGAATATCCAGGGAGGTACAAGCATGTTTTCTCCTTATGTTTAACTTCATTCTTACTGAATATAAAACTACATCAAGACTTGCCTGACATAACCGGAATAACATAAATACGCATTAAAAATACCGATGAGGATTGATTAACTATTACGATCATCTTCAGGAACGGACCATTCTCCACATAacttataatttgattttaatgattttgttctTGTAATGCAAATATAGGAAGcgttatttgaattttacttccTGGAGatgatttcatttaaaattgaaaaacttgGCTTATCAAAGCTTCCATTCTGTGGATATTTGTGTccccaaaatgaaatatttgcacAATTATATAGTGATACTTAAAATTTGGGCccacatttttacattttattattttcagagCAGCTGTTAAAAAGAGAGTCAGGGcctgtatttctttttaaatgtataacgtgatgtataataaaatactataatTACTAGATCAATTGGTTGCTAACCtgttttcattttacttttgtCTTTCTACGCAGGCTTTCAGTAATACCCAGGCTCTTGAGAATCAACATATCCTTTACCCGTTGAACGAAATAGCGCCATCTTCGACCATCATCGACACATTTGAGACGGAGACCTTACTCCCCAAACAAAAGTCCCTCCAAGACGTTGGTATTTTAAATGCCAAGCAATCATCAATAAATGCAGATGAGGATAGAAATGCGATATTTTCTGATTTAATGACAAAATTGAGAACACTTGTTTTAGACTTCACCTCCGATAGGTGAGAGAAGCTACCATTCcttgttttcttcaaatatatattattgtttatttaagTTTGATGTAAGTTTAAGCATGGACCTCCTGTGGTTTAAGGAAGAGAAGGGGTATGgctgaataaaaaatggctgaaaaattgctgagaaaatggCTGAATATCCCTCAAAGGGAAATCcattgttatttaaaaaaatatatatcaataatgatatcattaaaaCTACAACAACGGATTCGGAAGAGTTGTTTTGCATTTTACTCAAAACGAGAAAAGTTGATTGAAATCGTCAATCagcattttcaaattgatgattcgGTAATATAAACGTGACAAATAAAGTTTTGAGCGTTTTCTTATTGAATATTCATCTAACTAacgtaattataaaaaaaaaacatgcgttCGAATTATTCCAAGGAGATTTGTGATCCCCTCACCATATTTTGCGAGTGCACACGTGATTGGTGCATGATCAATGTCTCTTGATACAAAACGTCATAcaatttgagggggggggggtattgggGAAGGGGTGTTGACTCAttctatcaccccccccccttcccccgaATCATGGTTCGTTTTTTGTTCTTGCATCTACTTTAATGTCTCGGATATTTCGACATTGGGAGATTGGAACGTTCGGGAGCTTATTAGCGGACTATTTCCAAATAATTcaggaaaaagaaatgtttgGAAATATGTTTGAATATGCTCACGATTTCAAAATCTAAGATcatgaattgtttttttaatgttattattgttaCGAGAAAGTACTATCTTATGAAAATTAAAAGTGTCCGTTGTGGAATGTTAAtgtatgaatttatttataaaaaaagcaGTACAATTGAGGTTATTTCAAATTCACGTTTAGTAAAGAAAAATGCTCGGTTaatcattaatattaaattaattttgtttgtttttggaaAATTACTTATCGCATGTTAAAGGTATAATGGCACCCAACACTTAACCTGTTCAAGCAAAGAAATACCCTATTCATGTGTTTGGTTGATAATGAAGTTAAATTATCATCAAATGTTATGTTGACCTTTATTACGTTCATTATAACTTTGTTACAGCAGCTCTAAAAactttttgttcttttctaTATTATCTtcgtttttctttgaaaaacgTCGAAAATGATATTTGCCGTTGTAGGTGAATTGAACAGGTTTACTATTTTTGGTTTTCTCAGaatatattatttatcatattacttaaaaaaatgttgattttttttgtttcactgCTATCAAGTTGCGATATGACTAAACACGCTAAAGGTTGATAAATCGTTTCTGATAAATTCGATACCAAAaatgtttgtgtgtgtattttgaaaaaaaaagataatcgaCAAATTGCAAATGGATTGTTAACAAGGGTTCATTGTGGGGATATGATGTACTGTATTTACGTATTATTGTCTGCAGTGTTTGTAATGTCTGAAGCAACAAGctatcattatgataatgacAATCGTTGAATGGGGTTgagataataaaaacaataaacacaTGCAGTGTTTGcccataaaatcaaattaagagCAATGTATTTTAATTGGTAAGACGTACTTTGGTGGTTTGATCATTCAGACATCCAGAAATAGTTTTGTCACTAATACTATTGCTGCTTATAATGCTGAAATTCGTCTCAAACAACAATATAATCCCAACAACCATGACAACTATCACCGCCATGCTACCACAAGTAGTAATACTacgaataataattataatgctgCTACTATTGGTTCTACTACAGAACTGCTACTACTAGTTAATTTATTACtgatagtactactactactactactactactactactactactactacttctacaatatactactactactactacttacaaaCATGGTTGTTACTTtattactgctgctgctgctgctgctgctgctgctgctactactactactactactaacactaTTGCTACTATTGATAATGTTTGTGCTACTACTGCCATGACTTTTGCTTCCAATATTACAATTTCTACTACTTATACTATCATTTGTGATTTGCCGGTTACTCGTTCTAAAATATTTAAACTATGATGTTGCATTCGTTGaatacaatttcatttcaaaacatGCGGTTCTGTCAATAAACCGTTGGAAGGAACCAAACCTTAGTTTACAGTTTCAGAACGCGTCGCGTGTTAATCGTTTTATTGTGCAATATTAATTTGTAAATGTTACTCGTCACCATGACGATAGAGATCTTGACATCATCTCCTTTTGGTGCAATGCGAAAGGAGATTTGATAAGACTTACGAAAATGTGAGAAAGTTAAGGTAAATTCTATTAGACAATATTCAAGTTAGATATTTCGTGTTTCAGTTGTAAATCGTTAGCAATCTTAATTTAGCAGGTCAAAAACAAACGGGAATTAGGAGATCAAAatcttttgaattaaaaaactttAATACTCTCAAGAGTTCGTCATAATTGCTAAATCGTGGTGGTGTTATTATTTGTATTCTAGAGCACGATTTCCTCGATATCACTGAAAATGTCCCTGCCAAAAACTTGTGAATTGTGGGCAGTATACTACTCTACATTAAGAATGAAGTCGACATTAAATCCATGATTATGATATCATGTTAACCTGAAATGTCAATGTCaataaatttgcaataaaaatactattttgttgttgcctatttttaatatgaatttttaaaacattcaatatttttcaagaTGCAGTAGATGGCCAATTAATTTGTATGGTGTATGTGGGAGGGTGTATGGatggtgtgtgtgcgtgtggaAAATGTGCGCTTGGGAGTGGTTAAAAGCGAGTTTGCGTGGAATTCTGCGTTGGTTTGGTTGTGGGTGTGATAGCAAGAAAGTTACATATTAGTACAATACAGAGCatcaaaaaattatatgaaCATGTATATTAATGTGTATGTGCGAGGGTGGGGGTGGGGatgagagggagaaagagaggagtaggggggagagagagagggatagagagaaataaaagtgtATGCGACGAgagtgtgtgtgcgtgagggtgGGCTTTTGTGtaagtgagtgtgtgtgtgtgtgagggtgcgtgTGAGGGTGCGGATgcgggtgtgtatgtgtgagagagggtgtgtgtgtgtgtgtgtatgagagAGAAAGCGATCGCATTTTTATTAAATCTTTATTTCATCCAAcacatgctacatgtatgtgccacAGGCGCCAAATATCCCTTTGCAACATTTTGCATATTTCTTGCAACCCTTGAACTAATTTCCAACGACCAACAATATTTGTTTAATGTTGGCAAATACCATTTAACTTTGTGAAATGCAGATAAGTACAAAAAGTTTATCCTCTACATTTCCGGTAACTGGTTTGAACTATTTCCTGAGCCTAGTATATGATTTCCACGAGATACAAATGCCTATTTCACGCATTAGTAGCTTTTGAAGTACGCCAATTGGTGCTTACGGGATTTATAAGTAATACTTTATCGACGGAAGCCCTAATTTTTCAATTACATGCTTGCTTACTCCTTATGGGCCTACTTTAGACTATTAAAGAGATCAATACTATTGTAAATACGCCCCGTTTTTGCAAAGACTACTTCACATATCCTTTCGAAATAATGTATTCGTGCGATGCTCTAATTTACCAAGTGATAATTACACTAGAATTGTGAATAGCTTCTAATGCATTGAAATCAGTGACCGGTCTGGAGACAgttaatgtaaaaatatattttctcttcGCAATAATAGTCTCAACTTCTTAACACATGGCGTGTATAGAAAACTAAGCTAAATTACACATTATCTCCTCATACGATGTAAAATCGCCATGTAAATTCCAAAGAAAGatatatttgtattcattaaacgttacaaaaaaatcaaatgtatttATTGTTCATTTGATCTTCTTTACAGCGCCTTGGATATCAAGTATTTATTCCGAGGGGCCCTCTTTAAATGATATAAGATGGGCAAAGAGCTTACAATTTTCAGTCGTTTCAGTCGTTACTTCATCTTGGACGAGTGCATCTAAGA encodes:
- the LOC129282408 gene encoding uncharacterized protein LOC129282408; its protein translation is MICSGFPLALLSLLLLVILCHVTASFPLLCGQELVNAVAFVCDGRGYYGQPSKRSAGVFELESRAKTFLKSGISRGEFGRSKRRVRTGLIVTECCHNRCSVSHLESYCNPLPQDAVHDPEVHIRLEKSAEEDADEGRPQDGPSQVDTATGTMLGTDTSESRGRLRIDAVEKVISGRLIPTSTMGSSTTQTRKKPRKDKSERRKSSREEKQARREERRRNRERSSGGKSRSGRRKNKDNDRTSRAKRQGLTLWRNMFSEKAFSNTQALENQHILYPLNEIAPSSTIIDTFETETLLPKQKSLQDVGILNAKQSSINADEDRNAIFSDLMTKLRTLVLDFTSDR